The window TTATTGTTGTTTTCTACTTTCTATTACTTTTTTAGCTATAACTTCTGGCACTTCTTCATATCTTACAAATTCAAACTTAAATTGTCCTCTTCCTTGAGTCATAGCTCTTAAATCTAGAGCGTATTTAAGAATTTCAGCTTGAGGAACTTCAACACTTAGTACTTGTTCTCCATATTGATTAGGTTCCATTCCAAGTATTCTTCCTCTACGTTTATTCATATCTCCCATTACATCTCCCATGTAAGCCTCAGGAACTACTACTTCAAGTTTCATGATAGGTTCAAGAAGTACAGGTCTTGCTTGTTCCATACCTTTTTTAAATGCAAGAATAGCAGCTTGTTTGAAAGATATTTCATTAGAGTCTACTGGGTGGTAAGATCCATCAAATATAGTAGCTTTAAAGTTAATAACTGGATATCCAGCTAATATTCCTTTTTCTTTAGCTTCTAATAATCCTTTTTCAACTGCTGGCATATAAGTTCTAGGAACTACTCCTCCTTTAACTTCATCTACAAACTTAAATTCTTCTTCACAAGGTTCAAATTTAATTTGAACATCTCCATATTGTCCTGCTCCACCAGATTGTTTTTTATGTTTACCTTGAACAGAAACAGTTCCTTTAATAGTTTCACGATAAGAAACAACTGGATCTGTAAGAACAGCATGAACTCCAAATTTGTTTTTAATTTTACATAGAATTACATATAGATGTTTTTCCCCTTGTCCACCGATTAGAAGTTGTTTTGTTTCATAGTTTCTATTGATAACAAAAGTAGGGTCTTCTTCCATCATTCTTTGTAGACAAGTACTTAATTTTTCATCATCAGCCTTTTGTGCAGGTTCTACACTTGAATATAAGCAAGGTTCAGGTAATTCAATACTTCTATACATTATAGGCTTATCTTTGTCACATAGAGTATCTCCAGTTTGTGTATATTGAAGTTTTGTAGTTGCTCCGATATCTCCAGCTATAAGTTCTTGAGCTTCCTCTTGTTTATTTCCTCTCAAGTATATAATTTGAGCAATTCTCTCTTTTTTATTTTTATTAGGATTTAAAACTTCAGTATCTTTTCTTAATTTTCCTGAATTTACCTTAAATAAAGAGATTTTTCCAATAAATGGGTCAACAAGAGTTTTGAAAACTATAGCTGAGAATGGTTCATCAACAGATATTTTTCTAGCTTCAGTTTCCTCTGTTACAGGATTTATTCCTACTCTCTCTCCATTAAACATCTCTGTAGGTGTAGGCATATAGTCATGGATCATTTTGAAAAGAGTGTGTATACCTATACCTTGAATTGCAGATCCCACAATTACTGGAACTACATCTCCAGATACTACACCATTGTGAAGTCCTCTTTTTATCTCTTCTAATGTAAATTCTTCTCCATTAAAATATTTTTCCATTAGCTCTTCATCTGTTTCAGCAACTGCTTCAAGAAGAAGATTTCTAACTTCTGATATATCCATATGATCAGGGATAGCACCATCTTCACATTCAACACCATTGAAGATTCTTCCCTTCATTTCTACAACGTTTACAAATCCTTTAAATTCATCTTTTTCTCCAATAGGTACACAGAATGGAGCTATTTTTTTACCAAATTTTTCTTTTAATTCAAGCAATAGCTTTTCATAATTAATATATCCCTTATCCATTTTATTTATATATATAATTCTTGGAAGATGTCTTTCTTCTAATAATCTCCATGCTTTTTCAGTTCCAACTTCTACCCCTGATGTAGCATCCATTACTATAACTGCACTTCCTGAAACTCTCAATGCTGAATAAACTTCTCC is drawn from uncultured Fusobacterium sp. and contains these coding sequences:
- the fusA gene encoding elongation factor G, producing the protein MRNFETSNIRNISLLGHRGSGKTTLVESILYISKTLDKKGTVEDGTTVSDFDKEETRRLFSINTSIIPVEYGDCKYNFLDTPGYFDFSGEVYSALRVSGSAVIVMDATSGVEVGTEKAWRLLEERHLPRIIYINKMDKGYINYEKLLLELKEKFGKKIAPFCVPIGEKDEFKGFVNVVEMKGRIFNGVECEDGAIPDHMDISEVRNLLLEAVAETDEELMEKYFNGEEFTLEEIKRGLHNGVVSGDVVPVIVGSAIQGIGIHTLFKMIHDYMPTPTEMFNGERVGINPVTEETEARKISVDEPFSAIVFKTLVDPFIGKISLFKVNSGKLRKDTEVLNPNKNKKERIAQIIYLRGNKQEEAQELIAGDIGATTKLQYTQTGDTLCDKDKPIMYRSIELPEPCLYSSVEPAQKADDEKLSTCLQRMMEEDPTFVINRNYETKQLLIGGQGEKHLYVILCKIKNKFGVHAVLTDPVVSYRETIKGTVSVQGKHKKQSGGAGQYGDVQIKFEPCEEEFKFVDEVKGGVVPRTYMPAVEKGLLEAKEKGILAGYPVINFKATIFDGSYHPVDSNEISFKQAAILAFKKGMEQARPVLLEPIMKLEVVVPEAYMGDVMGDMNKRRGRILGMEPNQYGEQVLSVEVPQAEILKYALDLRAMTQGRGQFKFEFVRYEEVPEVIAKKVIESRKQQ